One stretch of Musicola paradisiaca NCPPB 2511 DNA includes these proteins:
- a CDS encoding endonuclease/exonuclease/phosphatase family protein, translating to MRSKTYAMRYVAGQPAKRIFPPARQYHSEHIAPAGGLLRKEEILQVVVWNIFKQQRINWLSVLKRFGHSAQLMLLQEAQSTPELIRFATTHYLSADQVPAFSLPQHSSGVMTLSAVQPMYCFPMREREPLIRLAKSALVTAYHLHDGRLLMVVNIHAINFSLGVEIYTKQLDAVGVQLLNHHGPVIMAGDFNAWSQPRLNALYRFVERMQLVEVMFADDHRRRAFGRPLDFIFYRELDVSRSSVLVTDASDHNPLLVEFGVS from the coding sequence GTGCGCAGTAAAACTTATGCAATGAGATACGTGGCGGGACAGCCCGCAAAACGTATTTTTCCTCCAGCGCGGCAATACCACTCAGAGCATATTGCTCCTGCAGGGGGGTTATTGCGAAAAGAAGAGATTTTACAAGTTGTTGTTTGGAATATATTTAAGCAGCAACGCATTAATTGGCTGTCTGTGTTAAAACGATTTGGACACAGCGCGCAACTGATGTTGTTGCAAGAGGCTCAATCCACTCCCGAACTCATTCGATTCGCCACTACGCACTATTTATCTGCTGATCAGGTTCCAGCATTTAGTCTTCCTCAGCATTCTTCTGGTGTTATGACGCTATCGGCTGTTCAGCCTATGTATTGCTTTCCTATGCGGGAACGTGAACCATTGATTCGATTGGCAAAATCGGCCTTGGTGACAGCATACCATCTCCATGATGGCCGGTTATTGATGGTGGTGAATATTCATGCGATCAATTTTAGCCTTGGTGTGGAGATTTATACCAAGCAGTTGGATGCCGTAGGGGTACAGCTCCTAAACCATCATGGACCAGTAATTATGGCTGGGGACTTCAATGCATGGAGTCAACCGAGACTAAACGCACTCTATCGCTTTGTTGAGCGAATGCAGCTGGTTGAGGTCATGTTTGCTGACGATCATAGACGAAGAGCCTTTGGGCGTCCCTTGGATTTTATCTTTTATCGCGAGTTGGATGTTTCGCGATCTTCAGTGCTAGTGACTGATGCATCGGATCATAACCCCCTGTTGGTTGAGTTTGGCGTATCTTGA
- a CDS encoding ABC transporter permease, translated as MTSGIWRVSSSVLACMLLFPMGTVAVLAWFIPVDTMGILWRLFPAYGLNSVLLALGCMVFSLLFALPLSWGMARYRFIGQRWLHRGLLLPLAMPAYLLAAIYSGVLGYDGPVSYILQALKFDVDMPPLTVWQHFSPIIRSSLCLALVLFPSLYLLVRTALMTQHPNLHQTAQLMHHSPVRIFWRISLPLCRPAMLLGMVLVASESLGDYGVSAYFSLQTLTTAGLDLWRDKEQHAAAAAISAILLPAILALWLLAQYSRTRQLRYQMNDRVKTASLPELSGWRRCGLMILGWGLVGIAFIIPVFCLLYWSVRAEVQTWNLSFLLAFTNSAMASTCSTLAMMALALLCIFDAQSIGNIAHRNPLRLLSINRLIPGTVLGMGVLVPFLGLDLWLSPSRSAGESLWAGSILVLIIAYCMRFSGLLIDRLQLRMRHIPSAVNDISRSMGYTPAQRVWWVYLPQVRYSLIVGVLLVFCEGLRELNIALLMQPFNVETMAAYVFRFIMDERLDLVASPALMVVGIGILPLLGLIRLVMMEE; from the coding sequence ATGACATCAGGTATCTGGCGCGTAAGTAGTAGTGTATTGGCCTGCATGCTGTTGTTCCCTATGGGAACGGTAGCCGTACTGGCATGGTTTATTCCTGTCGATACGATGGGAATATTGTGGCGTTTGTTTCCGGCTTATGGCCTGAATTCGGTGTTGTTGGCGTTGGGTTGCATGGTATTTAGCCTGCTGTTCGCCTTGCCGTTATCGTGGGGGATGGCCAGGTATCGGTTTATCGGCCAGCGCTGGCTGCATCGTGGGTTGCTGTTGCCGTTGGCGATGCCGGCATACCTGTTAGCTGCCATTTATAGCGGCGTACTTGGGTATGACGGCCCGGTCAGCTATATCCTGCAGGCGTTAAAGTTTGACGTCGACATGCCGCCGTTGACGGTATGGCAGCATTTTTCACCCATCATCAGAAGCAGCCTGTGTCTGGCGCTGGTACTGTTTCCCTCTCTTTATTTGTTGGTGCGAACCGCTCTGATGACGCAACATCCGAATCTGCATCAGACGGCGCAACTGATGCATCACTCACCGGTGCGGATTTTCTGGCGTATTTCGTTGCCTTTATGTCGCCCCGCCATGCTGCTGGGCATGGTACTGGTGGCGTCAGAGTCTCTGGGCGATTATGGCGTCTCGGCGTATTTTTCTTTGCAAACGCTGACAACGGCAGGTTTGGATCTCTGGCGGGATAAAGAGCAACATGCGGCTGCGGCTGCCATATCGGCGATATTGTTGCCGGCGATTCTGGCGTTATGGTTGCTGGCGCAATACAGCCGTACCCGACAGTTGCGTTACCAAATGAATGATCGCGTTAAAACCGCGTCACTGCCCGAGCTGAGCGGATGGCGGCGATGTGGGCTGATGATTCTGGGGTGGGGTTTGGTCGGCATCGCTTTTATCATCCCGGTTTTCTGCCTGCTTTATTGGTCAGTGAGGGCGGAAGTGCAAACTTGGAACCTGTCGTTCCTGTTGGCATTCACCAATAGCGCCATGGCTTCAACCTGTTCAACGTTGGCGATGATGGCGTTGGCGCTGTTGTGCATCTTCGATGCACAGTCGATTGGCAATATCGCGCATCGTAATCCGCTGCGTTTGCTCAGTATCAATCGTCTGATACCGGGCACGGTACTGGGAATGGGGGTATTGGTTCCTTTTCTGGGGCTGGATCTCTGGCTGTCACCTTCTCGCTCGGCCGGGGAGTCACTATGGGCTGGGTCGATTTTGGTGCTCATTATCGCTTACTGCATGCGCTTTAGCGGGTTACTTATCGATCGTTTGCAGCTACGTATGCGGCATATCCCGAGTGCGGTGAATGACATCAGCCGTTCCATGGGATACACCCCGGCTCAGCGCGTGTGGTGGGTCTACTTACCTCAAGTGCGGTATAGCCTGATTGTCGGGGTCTTGCTGGTTTTTTGCGAAGGCCTACGCGAGTTGAATATTGCTCTATTGATGCAACCCTTCAATGTAGAGACCATGGCGGCCTATGTGTTTCGTTTTATCATGGATGAACGTCTGGATCTGGTGGCCTCTCCGGCACTGATGGTAGTCGGCATTGGTATTCTTCCGCTGTTGGGGTTGATCCGTTTGGTGATGATGGAGGAGTAG
- a CDS encoding YacC family pilotin-like protein produces MKNSALVLLLIGLMGFSSASKALNEFEAEDLADLTAIFVYLKNSCGYKDLPNEQIRRALVVFAQQNHWDLSNYNQYDMIALGEASYRDLSGIAISTPKKCQSLARNSLNLLSSAQ; encoded by the coding sequence ATGAAAAATTCTGCACTGGTGCTGCTTCTGATCGGTTTAATGGGCTTCTCTTCCGCCAGTAAGGCGCTGAATGAGTTCGAAGCAGAAGACCTTGCCGACCTTACGGCAATTTTTGTCTATCTGAAAAACAGCTGCGGCTACAAGGATTTGCCCAACGAACAGATTCGCCGTGCGCTGGTTGTTTTCGCCCAACAAAACCACTGGGATCTCAGTAACTATAATCAGTACGACATGATTGCCTTGGGCGAAGCCAGTTATCGGGATCTGAGCGGAATCGCCATATCCACACCGAAAAAATGCCAGTCGCTGGCTCGAAACTCGCTCAATCTGCTTTCCAGCGCCCAGTAA
- the rnhA gene encoding ribonuclease HI — translation MLKQVEIFTDGSCLGNPGPGGYGALLRYKQHEKTLSGGYRLTTNNRMELMAAIAALETLTTECEVTLSTDSQYVRQGITQWIHNWKKRGWKTTEKKPVKNADLWQRLDTAVQRHHLHWKWIKGHSGHPENERCDVLAKQAANNPTQEDTGYQPD, via the coding sequence ATGCTCAAGCAGGTTGAAATTTTCACTGACGGATCCTGTCTCGGAAACCCCGGCCCTGGCGGTTATGGTGCGCTGTTACGCTATAAACAGCATGAAAAAACCCTCAGTGGAGGGTACCGTCTGACAACCAACAACCGCATGGAACTGATGGCCGCCATTGCAGCCTTGGAAACGTTAACAACCGAATGTGAAGTCACGCTCAGCACCGATAGCCAATATGTCCGGCAAGGCATCACTCAGTGGATTCATAACTGGAAAAAACGCGGCTGGAAAACTACGGAGAAGAAACCGGTCAAAAATGCCGATTTATGGCAACGATTGGATACCGCAGTTCAGCGTCATCATTTGCACTGGAAATGGATTAAAGGACATTCTGGCCACCCGGAAAACGAGCGATGCGATGTGCTGGCCAAACAGGCGGCAAACAATCCCACGCAGGAAGACACTGGGTATCAACCCGATTAA
- the gloB gene encoding hydroxyacylglutathione hydrolase, with the protein MNLISVPAFTDNYIWLLEHENQCVIVDPGDASPVLSAIEKRQLNPAAILLTHHHNDHTGGVTALKERFASIPVYGPEETRQKGATQIVHEGGVILLLGSEFSVFSVPGHTAGHLAYYSAPYLFCGDTLFSAGCGRIFEGTPEQMWGSVSRLAQLPDETLVCCAHEYTQSNLEFAHHIWPEETDIRDYLLKIRQLREKGSPSLPSRLGVERRINIFLRCNDIDLKRKFSNNMDTNTDWQIFAHLRTMKNQF; encoded by the coding sequence ATGAATCTTATCAGTGTTCCCGCTTTTACGGATAACTACATATGGCTACTGGAGCATGAGAATCAATGTGTCATCGTTGATCCCGGCGATGCATCTCCAGTGTTGTCGGCCATCGAGAAACGCCAGCTAAATCCTGCCGCAATTCTATTAACTCATCATCACAATGACCACACGGGAGGCGTGACTGCACTAAAAGAGCGCTTTGCTTCCATACCGGTTTATGGCCCGGAAGAAACCCGACAGAAGGGGGCAACGCAAATCGTACACGAAGGTGGCGTCATACTGCTGTTAGGCTCGGAATTCTCTGTTTTTTCCGTTCCGGGGCACACGGCGGGACATCTCGCGTATTATAGCGCCCCATATTTGTTCTGCGGTGACACATTATTTTCTGCTGGCTGTGGACGCATTTTTGAAGGAACGCCGGAGCAGATGTGGGGGTCAGTCAGTAGATTAGCGCAGCTACCAGATGAAACACTGGTTTGCTGTGCTCATGAATACACACAGTCCAATCTTGAGTTCGCACATCATATCTGGCCAGAAGAGACTGACATTCGCGATTATTTACTCAAAATCAGACAATTACGAGAGAAAGGATCACCATCCCTGCCTTCCAGATTAGGAGTAGAACGTAGAATAAATATTTTTTTAAGATGTAATGATATTGATTTAAAAAGAAAATTTTCAAATAACATGGATACTAATACGGATTGGCAAATTTTTGCGCATTTACGCACAATGAAAAACCAATTCTGA
- the speD gene encoding adenosylmethionine decarboxylase yields MQKLKLHGFNNLTKSLSFCIYDICYAKTPADRDGYIAYIDEQYNANRLTEILTETCSIIGANILNIARQDYEPQGASVTILVSEEPVDPRDVDTSEHPGPLPNSVVAHLDKSHICVHTYPESHPEGGLCTFRADIEVSTCGVISPLKALNYLIHQLESDIVTIDYRVRGFTRDINGVKHFIDHKINSIQNFMSEDMKSLYHLMDVNVYQENIFHTKMLLKDFDLKHYLFNVSPEELRQEERKRITNLLYREMQEIYYGRNIPIV; encoded by the coding sequence TTGCAAAAGCTGAAACTGCATGGCTTTAACAATCTGACCAAAAGCCTGAGTTTTTGTATCTACGATATCTGTTATGCCAAAACGCCCGCCGATCGCGATGGCTATATCGCCTATATCGACGAGCAGTACAACGCCAATCGTTTGACAGAAATTCTGACCGAAACCTGCTCTATCATCGGCGCCAATATCCTCAATATCGCCCGGCAAGACTATGAGCCCCAGGGCGCCAGCGTCACCATTCTGGTCAGTGAAGAACCGGTCGATCCGCGGGATGTGGATACATCGGAGCATCCTGGCCCGTTGCCAAACTCCGTCGTCGCTCATCTTGATAAAAGCCACATCTGCGTACACACCTACCCGGAAAGCCACCCTGAAGGGGGCCTGTGTACGTTCCGCGCTGATATCGAAGTCTCCACCTGTGGCGTTATCTCCCCGCTAAAAGCGCTCAACTACCTGATCCATCAGCTTGAGTCAGATATTGTGACCATCGACTACCGTGTTCGGGGCTTCACACGCGATATCAACGGCGTGAAACATTTCATTGACCATAAAATCAATTCTATTCAGAACTTCATGTCTGAAGATATGAAATCCCTGTATCACCTGATGGACGTGAATGTTTACCAGGAAAACATCTTTCACACCAAAATGTTGCTGAAGGATTTTGATCTCAAACATTATCTGTTTAACGTCAGTCCGGAAGAACTCCGCCAGGAAGAGCGTAAGCGCATTACAAATCTGTTGTATCGCGAGATGCAGGAGATTTATTACGGCAGAAATATTCCCATCGTTTGA
- the speE gene encoding polyamine aminopropyltransferase produces the protein MSRKEIWYETLHANFGQYFSIDQVLYHEKTDHQDLIIFENAALGRVMALDGVVQTTERDEFIYHEMLTHVPLLAHGDAKRVLIIGGGDGGMLREVCRHRDIEQITMVEIDAGVVAFCRQHLPNHNAGAYDDPRFRLVIADGVDFVNACQEKFDVIISDCTDPIGPGESLFTSDFYQGCARCLNDGGIFVAQNGVCFLQQDEAVNSHQKLSHYFSDVSFYQAAIPTYYGGIMTFAWASDNPLLRTLSLETLQQRFAASGIVCRYYNPAVHVGSFALPQYLLNALSAAR, from the coding sequence ATGTCCCGGAAAGAAATATGGTATGAAACGCTACATGCCAACTTCGGTCAGTATTTTTCAATAGATCAGGTTCTTTACCACGAAAAGACCGACCATCAGGATTTAATCATTTTTGAAAATGCCGCACTGGGCCGGGTAATGGCGCTGGATGGCGTGGTACAGACCACCGAGCGGGATGAATTCATCTATCACGAAATGCTAACCCATGTCCCACTGCTGGCACACGGCGACGCGAAGCGTGTGCTGATCATCGGTGGCGGCGACGGCGGTATGCTGCGGGAAGTCTGTCGCCATCGCGATATTGAGCAGATCACCATGGTAGAAATAGACGCTGGCGTCGTCGCATTCTGTCGCCAACATCTGCCCAATCATAATGCCGGTGCCTATGACGACCCCCGGTTCCGCCTGGTCATTGCCGATGGTGTTGATTTCGTTAACGCCTGCCAGGAAAAATTTGACGTCATTATATCCGATTGCACCGACCCAATAGGCCCGGGAGAAAGCCTGTTCACTTCTGATTTCTATCAAGGATGCGCGCGCTGTCTGAATGATGGTGGCATCTTTGTTGCCCAGAACGGCGTTTGCTTTCTGCAACAGGATGAAGCCGTCAACAGCCACCAGAAGCTGAGTCATTATTTCAGCGATGTCAGCTTTTATCAGGCCGCAATCCCCACCTATTACGGCGGAATCATGACGTTTGCCTGGGCCAGCGATAACCCTCTATTGCGTACACTCTCGCTGGAAACACTGCAACAGCGTTTTGCCGCCTCCGGGATTGTATGCCGCTATTATAATCCGGCCGTTCACGTCGGCAGTTTTGCTCTGCCGCAGTATTTACTGAATGCGTTGTCAGCCGCCCGCTGA
- a CDS encoding class I SAM-dependent methyltransferase, with translation MKPAQTSQKIAAPESWEKIPWGNLYKETLNTALSPWWSRIFGFHLLKVGALSIEIDSEECTIPHQVNMCPALGRAHVVADPYQLPFAEKSIDACLLAHTLSYSADPHRVLREIDRVLISDGWLIISGFNPISLVGMGKLLPGVRRRQPYCSRMFSQMRVIDWLSLLNYEVVHHDSLHVLPWRHQERGVWRNHLPLLGCINVLIARKRTIPLTITPSKTLFRKSPLRRPLGATKSYYQSH, from the coding sequence ATGAAACCAGCACAAACATCACAGAAGATAGCGGCGCCAGAATCATGGGAGAAGATTCCCTGGGGGAATTTGTATAAAGAAACGCTGAATACAGCGCTATCCCCTTGGTGGTCAAGGATTTTTGGTTTTCATTTATTGAAAGTTGGTGCGCTGAGCATAGAAATTGACAGTGAGGAATGTACTATCCCTCATCAAGTCAATATGTGCCCGGCTCTTGGCCGAGCGCATGTTGTCGCTGATCCTTATCAACTGCCTTTCGCCGAGAAATCTATTGATGCCTGCCTGTTGGCGCATACGCTGTCATATTCCGCCGATCCTCACCGAGTGTTGCGAGAAATTGATCGCGTGTTGATTAGCGATGGTTGGCTTATTATCAGCGGCTTCAATCCGATTAGCCTGGTCGGCATGGGGAAGTTGTTGCCCGGAGTCCGGCGGCGGCAGCCTTATTGCAGCAGAATGTTCAGCCAGATGCGGGTAATAGACTGGCTGAGTCTGCTGAATTATGAAGTGGTACACCATGACAGCCTGCATGTATTGCCCTGGCGTCATCAGGAACGTGGCGTCTGGCGGAATCATTTGCCTTTGCTTGGATGCATCAATGTGCTGATCGCGCGGAAGCGAACAATTCCACTGACGATTACCCCCTCTAAAACCTTGTTTAGAAAATCACCATTACGTCGTCCTTTGGGCGCGACGAAGAGCTACTACCAGAGTCATTAA
- the dnaQ gene encoding DNA polymerase III subunit epsilon, translating to MSTVITRQVVLDTETTGMNRLGVHYEGHRIIEIGAVEVINRRLTGRHYHVYLKPDRLVDPEAFQIHGISDEFLIDRPAYADIVDEFIEFIRGAELVIHNASFDIGFMDYEFRMLNRDIPKTETFCKITDSLAMARRLFPGKRNNLDVLCTRYQIDNSKRTLHGALLDAEILAEVYLAMTGGQTSLAFSSDSEGTQQAVVAEAIQRIARPASALKVIHANDDELMAHEQRLDLVMKKGGSCLWRN from the coding sequence ATGAGCACTGTAATTACGAGACAAGTCGTCCTTGATACCGAAACCACCGGCATGAACCGGCTGGGGGTTCATTATGAAGGCCACCGTATTATTGAAATTGGTGCGGTGGAAGTCATCAACCGTCGGTTAACGGGACGCCACTACCATGTATATCTTAAGCCGGATCGGCTGGTAGATCCTGAGGCGTTTCAGATTCATGGCATCAGTGACGAGTTTTTGATTGATCGGCCAGCCTATGCCGATATTGTCGATGAATTTATTGAGTTTATCCGTGGTGCGGAACTGGTCATCCATAATGCATCGTTTGATATCGGTTTTATGGATTACGAATTCCGTATGTTGAATCGGGATATCCCGAAGACCGAAACATTTTGCAAGATTACGGATAGCTTGGCGATGGCGCGCCGGTTGTTCCCCGGAAAACGTAATAACCTGGATGTGTTGTGTACACGCTATCAGATAGACAATAGCAAGCGAACTCTGCATGGAGCATTGCTTGACGCTGAAATTCTGGCGGAAGTTTATCTGGCGATGACCGGCGGTCAAACGTCTCTGGCATTTTCCAGCGACAGCGAAGGAACACAACAGGCGGTGGTGGCGGAAGCGATACAGCGTATTGCCCGCCCAGCCTCGGCGTTGAAGGTCATTCATGCCAATGATGATGAATTGATGGCGCATGAGCAGCGTCTCGATCTGGTGATGAAGAAAGGCGGCAGTTGTTTGTGGCGGAATTGA
- the mltD gene encoding murein transglycosylase D — translation MKTKATLIASVLLTGCQVSPYDTSQPRQHAQSLSSAGQSEARMYTNGRETDARWLDDNSLAQRDLWNFIGDELKMEVPDNARIREQKARYLKNKSYLHDVTLRAEPYMYWIVEQIKQRKMPMELVLLPIVESAFDPNARSSANAVGLWQIVPHTGRNYGLKQNQWYDGRRDVVASTTVALDMMQRLNRMFDGDWLLTVAAYNAGEGRIMQAVKASKAKGRPVNYWALALPYETSTYVPKMLALSEILKHSKKYGVELPKPNENRALARVELGQQMELTQAAELAGLSVSKLKSYNTGYKRDMTAPNGPHYIMVPKSHVAQLKDSLADGDIAVAVQPVKMAQASLSTTYKVRSGDTLSSIAKRMKVSTQDLQKWNRLKGNSLKIGQNLQIAQVSASSATVKLSSSKQSSIVYRVQKGDSLASIAKRHGVNTTDVMRWNSVINKNANIQPGDRLTLFVTDKQSPES, via the coding sequence ATGAAGACTAAAGCGACCCTCATCGCCTCAGTCTTGTTAACGGGTTGCCAAGTATCGCCTTACGATACTTCCCAACCCAGACAACATGCACAGAGTCTGTCTTCGGCAGGTCAAAGTGAAGCAAGAATGTACACAAATGGTCGAGAGACAGATGCACGCTGGCTGGATGATAACAGCCTCGCGCAGCGAGATTTGTGGAACTTCATTGGCGACGAGCTGAAGATGGAGGTTCCGGATAACGCCCGGATCCGCGAGCAAAAAGCGCGTTATTTAAAAAATAAGAGCTATCTCCACGATGTAACATTACGGGCAGAGCCGTACATGTACTGGATAGTCGAGCAGATTAAACAACGTAAGATGCCGATGGAACTGGTACTGCTACCCATAGTGGAGAGCGCTTTTGACCCAAATGCCAGATCATCTGCCAATGCCGTCGGCTTATGGCAGATAGTCCCGCATACAGGGCGTAATTATGGTTTGAAACAGAATCAATGGTACGACGGACGCAGAGACGTGGTGGCATCCACGACTGTAGCGCTTGATATGATGCAACGTCTTAACCGCATGTTTGATGGTGACTGGTTGTTAACTGTCGCTGCCTATAATGCAGGAGAAGGGCGGATCATGCAGGCGGTTAAAGCCAGTAAGGCCAAGGGGCGCCCCGTAAATTATTGGGCACTTGCTTTGCCTTATGAAACGTCCACGTATGTACCCAAAATGCTGGCACTGAGTGAAATTCTCAAACACAGCAAGAAGTATGGTGTTGAGTTACCGAAGCCCAATGAAAATCGGGCTTTAGCACGGGTTGAGCTGGGTCAGCAAATGGAATTGACTCAGGCGGCAGAGCTTGCGGGTTTATCCGTCAGCAAGCTAAAAAGCTATAATACCGGTTACAAACGTGATATGACGGCGCCCAATGGTCCTCATTACATAATGGTGCCAAAATCACACGTTGCTCAGTTGAAAGACTCTTTGGCTGACGGTGATATAGCTGTGGCAGTGCAACCCGTGAAGATGGCGCAAGCAAGCCTCAGTACAACATATAAGGTTCGTTCTGGCGACACGTTATCCAGTATTGCCAAACGTATGAAAGTTAGTACACAGGATTTGCAAAAATGGAACCGTCTTAAGGGTAACTCACTGAAAATAGGACAAAACCTGCAGATAGCACAAGTTAGTGCATCATCTGCAACCGTCAAATTGTCCAGCAGTAAACAGAGCTCGATAGTCTATCGTGTCCAGAAGGGTGACTCACTGGCAAGCATAGCGAAGCGCCATGGTGTGAACACCACAGATGTAATGCGCTGGAATTCGGTGATCAATAAGAATGCCAATATCCAGCCAGGCGATAGATTAACGCTGTTCGTTACCGATAAGCAGTCTCCAGAATCATGA